One window from the genome of Chloroflexota bacterium encodes:
- a CDS encoding ATP-binding protein, giving the protein MITSLRLVNFKNFADETLHLGPFTLIVGANASGKSNIRDAFRFILGLSLNYTLAEILGGKYGAEWQPIRGAPNEIIRFGQDDFFLEVEMTPARLLMPSVKSLRYSVRIQREDTCGGRFRVAAESLAADPATADSIVSGTLYTSSLPPDTSAGPQERDLNLRLFFPTKNRPDESIDVASDRSGLSQLPTQLYDHLLESKERIDSADWTKEIPGKTKAGWGWLEVSLKLFGIRLFEMSPERMRQPSVSGATRLGDTGDNLATLLEAICSNPQRKNVLLSWLHELTPMDVSDLTFPRDPSGRIHLQIQEANGRSVSAYSASDGTLRFLGMLAALLNEEFEGLYFFEEIDNGIHPARLHLLLDLIERQTAKGKIQVIATTHSPDVLNLISDTTFENTSVVYRDEDSADAVIRRVAELPNARELRKSQGLGRLHAGGWMENILSFAEADREDQKDRE; this is encoded by the coding sequence GTGATTACGTCGCTCCGCCTGGTCAACTTTAAGAACTTTGCCGACGAGACGCTTCACCTCGGCCCTTTTACCCTCATCGTCGGCGCCAACGCCAGCGGCAAGAGCAACATTCGTGATGCATTTCGATTCATTCTTGGCCTTAGCCTCAACTACACCTTGGCAGAGATTCTTGGTGGGAAATACGGCGCGGAATGGCAGCCGATACGTGGCGCCCCCAATGAAATCATCCGCTTTGGACAGGATGATTTCTTCTTGGAAGTCGAGATGACACCTGCAAGGCTTCTCATGCCGAGCGTAAAGAGCCTACGCTATTCTGTTCGGATCCAACGAGAAGATACTTGCGGCGGTCGCTTTCGAGTCGCAGCCGAATCATTAGCTGCTGATCCGGCTACAGCCGACTCAATAGTTTCGGGGACACTATACACTAGCAGCCTGCCGCCGGATACCAGTGCTGGGCCGCAAGAGAGAGATCTAAATCTACGCCTCTTCTTCCCAACAAAGAACAGACCAGACGAGTCGATAGATGTGGCATCGGATCGATCTGGTCTTAGCCAGTTACCCACACAGCTTTATGATCATCTCCTGGAGAGTAAGGAAAGAATCGACAGCGCAGATTGGACTAAGGAGATCCCGGGTAAGACGAAGGCGGGTTGGGGATGGCTAGAAGTCTCTCTAAAACTCTTTGGGATTCGTCTTTTCGAGATGTCACCGGAACGCATGCGGCAGCCTTCCGTCTCGGGCGCTACCAGATTGGGAGACACTGGCGACAATCTGGCCACATTGCTCGAGGCAATCTGCAGCAATCCCCAGCGCAAGAATGTCCTTCTTTCATGGTTGCATGAACTTACCCCAATGGACGTGAGTGACTTGACGTTTCCACGCGATCCCAGCGGTCGGATCCATCTCCAGATCCAGGAGGCGAACGGGAGAAGTGTGTCAGCCTATAGTGCGTCTGATGGCACGCTGCGGTTTCTTGGCATGTTGGCCGCACTGTTGAATGAGGAATTCGAGGGTCTATACTTCTTCGAGGAAATTGACAATGGCATTCATCCGGCGCGCTTACATCTATTGTTAGACCTCATCGAACGCCAAACCGCGAAAGGGAAGATTCAGGTGATTGCCACCACACATTCGCCTGACGTACTCAATCTCATTAGTGACACAACCTTTGAGAATACTTCTGTTGTATATCGCGACGAGGATTCCGCAGATGCCGTCATACGGCGGGTAGCGGAGCTACCCAATGCCAGAGAGTTGCGGAAGTCCCAGGGCTTGGGACGCCTTCACGCTGGTGGATGGATGGAGAACATCCTGTCATTCGCGGAGGCGGATAGGGAAGATCAGAAGGACAGAGAATGA
- a CDS encoding Rieske (2Fe-2S) protein, protein MATTTPRSTSVELEAVGENGLLRVSALADLQEQGVVTATGQGHTIAVFWHNEQAYAVDNRCPHMGFPLARGICEDGVLTCYWHYARFDLDSGGAFDIWAGDVRTYPVSVRDGAVWVDLRETENVDERYAQEATRLAKALEQGISLNQAKAVLALLDLKPADATKRIVATTAAYGLKRGSSRNPGGWGDGLTILTAMANLQPHLLADDRPLSLYHGTRRVSDDAMNRQERIMLDPLPTEAIPSGRLKRWFREYVEVRDADAAERTLRTAIAAGWTPEQLLDMLAAAATDHYYRDFSHVIDTLAKAAELLDIIGWEHAADVLPALTSQWAQATREEERNTWHRPENLVAIVESAEAELETAIDLTAQPKGGWDDDLVEALLGDDPQAGSAALLAAFREGLALADAAQALAYAAALRLTRFAVSNEFGDWDTALHHFTYCASLAQVAKRAPSVELARGVLHGAMVVYQARFLNMPAARLPNAKTLAALPADPAVLQEQLLAYCERQGGVDEAGAVTYRYLTLGHEPAALIATLGHAVLREDPGFHDFQMLEEGVHLAQDLAESGHADASYQTLVAIARWQAAHAPTRRATTQTYTIARRLHRGEAVYADADDNGSGS, encoded by the coding sequence ATGGCTACAACGACACCGCGAAGTACCTCGGTTGAGCTCGAAGCTGTTGGTGAGAACGGGCTGCTCCGTGTGTCTGCGCTGGCGGACTTGCAGGAGCAGGGCGTTGTGACGGCGACGGGGCAGGGGCATACCATTGCCGTGTTCTGGCATAACGAGCAGGCGTACGCCGTGGACAATCGCTGTCCCCATATGGGCTTTCCGCTGGCGCGGGGTATCTGCGAGGACGGTGTGCTGACCTGTTACTGGCACTACGCGCGTTTCGACCTTGATTCCGGCGGCGCATTCGATATCTGGGCCGGTGACGTGCGCACCTATCCCGTTTCCGTGCGCGACGGCGCGGTGTGGGTAGACCTGCGCGAGACAGAGAACGTAGACGAGCGGTACGCGCAGGAGGCGACTCGCCTGGCAAAGGCATTGGAACAGGGCATTTCGCTCAACCAAGCAAAAGCCGTGTTGGCTTTGCTTGATCTGAAACCCGCGGACGCCACGAAGCGAATTGTCGCAACTACCGCCGCATACGGACTAAAAAGAGGATCGAGCCGCAATCCGGGGGGTTGGGGAGACGGTCTCACTATCCTCACGGCTATGGCAAACCTGCAGCCGCATCTCCTGGCAGACGACCGGCCGCTCTCCCTCTACCACGGCACGCGCCGCGTGAGCGACGACGCTATGAACCGGCAGGAGCGGATCATGCTCGATCCGCTGCCTACCGAGGCGATACCGAGCGGGCGCTTGAAGCGTTGGTTTCGGGAATACGTCGAGGTGCGCGACGCGGACGCGGCTGAGCGCACGCTGCGCACGGCCATAGCAGCGGGCTGGACGCCGGAGCAATTGCTCGACATGCTGGCCGCCGCTGCCACGGACCACTACTACCGCGACTTCTCCCACGTCATAGATACGCTGGCAAAGGCTGCGGAACTCTTGGACATCATCGGTTGGGAGCATGCTGCGGACGTGTTGCCTGCCCTCACCAGCCAGTGGGCGCAAGCGACGCGGGAAGAAGAGCGAAACACCTGGCACCGCCCGGAGAACCTTGTGGCAATTGTAGAATCGGCGGAGGCAGAGCTCGAAACAGCGATTGACCTTACGGCGCAGCCTAAGGGCGGATGGGACGACGATCTGGTCGAGGCGTTACTTGGCGACGATCCGCAGGCCGGCTCCGCTGCGCTGCTGGCGGCTTTTCGAGAGGGCTTGGCCCTGGCGGATGCAGCACAGGCGCTGGCGTATGCCGCGGCGTTGCGTCTCACGCGCTTTGCCGTCAGCAATGAGTTCGGCGATTGGGATACGGCCCTGCACCACTTCACCTACTGCGCGTCCCTGGCCCAAGTCGCCAAACGCGCGCCGTCCGTGGAACTGGCGCGCGGCGTGCTGCACGGCGCGATGGTGGTGTATCAAGCCCGCTTCCTCAATATGCCTGCGGCGCGTCTGCCTAATGCAAAGACCTTAGCAGCGTTGCCAGCCGACCCCGCTGTCTTGCAGGAACAACTGCTGGCGTACTGCGAACGGCAAGGCGGCGTGGATGAGGCCGGTGCGGTGACCTATCGCTATCTGACGCTCGGCCATGAGCCGGCGGCCTTGATTGCAACTCTTGGCCATGCGGTCCTGCGCGAAGACCCCGGCTTCCACGACTTTCAAATGCTGGAAGAAGGGGTGCACTTGGCGCAGGACCTCGCCGAATCCGGTCACGCTGATGCCTCATACCAGACGCTGGTAGCAATTGCCCGCTGGCAGGCGGCCCACGCCCCTACCCGCCGCGCCACCACGCAGACGTACACCATCGCTCGCCGCCTTCATAGAGGCGAGGCCGTGTATGCCGATGCCGATGACAACGGCAGCGGATCGTGA